The Thermanaerovibrio acidaminovorans DSM 6589 genome contains a region encoding:
- a CDS encoding GerMN domain-containing protein: MARDDYRREYDRYEGRRYETGRDEEERPRRKAPMPFRILAWLSLMAIFFAVGYGATSLAFRYMDDRGRRITGTVTSPEEVQMRPLSEDVAQAGGGSLRVYVPSGESFEERDFKVPVAGSDEEAMRAVLDFLLAELRSSGWMADSVRVLHLFRSGDWLYLNLNGAFYEGLKGLGKDRAGMVITAIVKTMQDNFKPTRKVKFYVDGQDVSDRSVVDLSKPWTIKN; this comes from the coding sequence ATGGCTAGGGATGATTACCGCAGGGAGTACGACAGGTACGAGGGCAGGCGTTACGAGACCGGCAGGGACGAGGAGGAACGGCCCAGGAGGAAGGCGCCGATGCCCTTCCGGATCCTGGCGTGGCTATCGCTGATGGCCATATTCTTCGCGGTGGGCTACGGGGCCACGTCGTTGGCGTTCCGGTACATGGACGACCGGGGGAGGAGGATCACCGGGACCGTCACCTCCCCGGAGGAGGTCCAGATGAGGCCCCTGTCGGAGGACGTGGCCCAGGCGGGCGGGGGCAGCCTCAGGGTGTACGTCCCCTCCGGGGAGTCGTTCGAGGAGCGGGACTTCAAGGTTCCCGTGGCGGGGAGCGACGAGGAGGCCATGAGGGCGGTGCTGGATTTCCTGCTGGCGGAGCTCAGGAGCTCCGGCTGGATGGCGGACTCGGTGAGGGTGCTTCACCTCTTCAGGAGCGGGGACTGGCTGTACCTCAACCTGAACGGGGCATTCTACGAGGGTCTCAAGGGGTTGGGGAAGGACCGGGCGGGAATGGTGATCACCGCCATCGTGAAGACCATGCAGGACAACTTCAAGCCCACCAGGAAGGTGAAGTTCTACGTGGATGGGCAGGACGTGTCTGACCGGTCGGTGGTGGATCTCTCCAAGCCCTGGACGATCAAGAACTAG
- a CDS encoding non-canonical purine NTP pyrophosphatase produces the protein MRSWPVEVVLATGNRGKVREWERLLGDGAPVRLVLPSEVPPVEEDQDTYQGNALKKARSFLAGQDRPVLAEDSGLEVVSLGMAPGVRSARVAGSDPERIGWLLERLRGERDRRARFVCVAALAFPDGRSYTFRGELWGTIAERPMGDGGFGYDPVFMPLGLDVTLAQVGALKDRISHRARAARRLVLALPLVVE, from the coding sequence ATGAGATCCTGGCCCGTTGAGGTGGTGCTCGCCACCGGCAACCGGGGCAAGGTCAGGGAGTGGGAGAGGCTCCTGGGGGATGGGGCCCCGGTGAGGTTGGTGCTCCCCTCGGAGGTTCCGCCGGTGGAGGAGGACCAGGACACCTACCAGGGCAACGCCCTAAAGAAGGCCCGGTCGTTCCTTGCGGGGCAGGACAGGCCCGTGCTGGCGGAGGACTCGGGGTTGGAGGTGGTGTCCCTGGGCATGGCCCCCGGTGTCCGGTCCGCCCGGGTGGCGGGCAGCGATCCGGAGAGGATTGGTTGGCTTCTGGAGCGGCTACGGGGGGAGCGGGACCGGCGGGCCCGGTTCGTTTGCGTTGCTGCCCTGGCCTTCCCGGACGGGAGAAGCTACACCTTTCGGGGGGAGCTCTGGGGCACCATAGCGGAGCGTCCCATGGGGGACGGGGGGTTCGGCTACGACCCGGTGTTCATGCCCCTGGGGCTTGACGTCACCCTGGCCCAGGTGGGGGCCCTGAAGGACCGGATATCCCACCGGGCCCGGGCGGCCAGGAGGTTGGTGTTGGCCCTTCCGCTTGTGGTAGAATAG
- the rph gene encoding ribonuclease PH: MARIDGRSSGDLRPVRIERGCNRYAEGSALIRWGNTHVLCTASVEEKVPQFLRGSGRGWVSAEYAMLPRSTHQRTQREISRGKPNARGQEIQRLIGRSLRASVDLSLLGERTIWIDCDVLQADGGTRTAAITASFVALVDACRWLMSNGLVGSMPVVHQVAAVSAGIVAGEVMLDLCYEEDSSAQVDCNVVMAEDGRFVEIQGTGEDALFSMESFRDMLSLADVGIRRLHALQLEVLGVGDLHEILAR; the protein is encoded by the coding sequence GTGGCTAGGATCGACGGGAGGTCCAGTGGGGACCTGAGGCCTGTGCGGATAGAGCGGGGCTGCAATCGGTATGCGGAGGGTTCCGCGCTGATAAGGTGGGGTAACACCCACGTTCTATGCACCGCGTCGGTGGAGGAGAAGGTCCCCCAGTTCCTTCGGGGGAGCGGCAGGGGGTGGGTAAGCGCCGAGTACGCCATGCTCCCCCGGTCCACCCATCAGCGGACCCAGAGGGAGATAAGCCGGGGCAAGCCCAACGCCCGGGGGCAGGAGATCCAGCGGCTGATAGGGCGGTCCCTCCGGGCGTCGGTGGACCTGTCCCTTCTTGGGGAGCGGACCATCTGGATAGATTGTGACGTGCTCCAGGCGGACGGTGGGACCCGGACCGCTGCCATAACCGCCTCCTTCGTGGCCCTGGTGGACGCGTGCCGTTGGCTTATGTCCAACGGCCTGGTGGGCTCCATGCCGGTGGTTCACCAGGTGGCGGCGGTGAGCGCCGGCATCGTGGCGGGGGAAGTGATGTTGGACCTGTGCTACGAGGAGGACTCCTCCGCCCAGGTGGACTGCAACGTGGTGATGGCGGAGGACGGCCGGTTCGTGGAGATCCAGGGCACCGGGGAGGACGCGCTGTTCTCCATGGAGTCCTTCCGGGACATGCTATCCCTGGCGGATGTGGGGATCCGGAGGCTACACGCCCTGCAGCTGGAGGTGTTGGGGGTAGGTGATCTCCATGAGATCCTGGCCCGTTGA
- a CDS encoding TetR/AcrR family transcriptional regulator codes for MSSDAKRAIVSSAREIFARRGYDGASVDAIVKSAGVSKGAFYWHFQSKFDLFRRVMEDEVERIVSHFGETPESGLDVVDVIHADGEGLIRRLFQDGCSLPLWFELVLSAHRGVQGMVDLAEALRMRVKEDMRDRLSRARLDLADRGLEDLLCVFFDGIMFNVGIWLDLDSALGLWRRGCGALVGGADRG; via the coding sequence TTGAGTTCCGATGCCAAGCGGGCCATAGTCTCGAGTGCCAGGGAGATCTTCGCCCGGAGGGGGTACGACGGGGCCAGCGTGGACGCCATAGTCAAGTCCGCCGGGGTGAGCAAGGGGGCCTTCTACTGGCACTTTCAAAGCAAGTTCGATCTGTTCCGGCGGGTGATGGAGGACGAGGTGGAGAGGATCGTGAGCCACTTCGGGGAGACGCCGGAGTCGGGGCTGGACGTGGTGGATGTAATACACGCCGATGGGGAGGGGCTGATCCGCCGTCTCTTCCAGGATGGTTGTTCGCTGCCCTTGTGGTTCGAGCTGGTGCTGTCCGCCCACAGGGGGGTCCAGGGGATGGTGGACCTGGCGGAGGCCCTTCGCATGCGGGTCAAGGAGGACATGCGGGACCGGCTCAGCCGGGCCCGGCTGGACCTGGCGGACCGGGGGCTGGAGGACCTGCTCTGCGTCTTCTTCGACGGGATCATGTTCAACGTGGGGATCTGGCTTGACCTGGATTCGGCCCTTGGGCTTTGGAGGCGGGGCTGTGGGGCCCTGGTGGGGGGGGCGGACCGTGGCTAG
- a CDS encoding N-acetylmuramoyl-L-alanine amidase, whose product MVGVLALAMVVALGLGASASGEEVLWTLWNGDVRKGDVPVMRQGDLTLVAADQVLSLLGLSWNPRPDGLVVTLGGRKVEFWSGSPVARVNGAVFPLQHPVLGQGGHWWVEHRGALSVINAFLRSAGTKGDLAFRGVSRPTHEGDGGTRSEARKEDPKPAVSPEEVRTPASPVVKAARWGINSGFVRCVLELGSRDGVVVSKTDVGVEVRVPGGLPMGLIPQPPRPEVATLSVTAGGDGSVISFRASYLPVKVSWLEGPLRLVLDFPDRPSSTASADGGGVVEASSGASRKGSAGANGQAKEGPRERKAEAGGPPSFMTVERVFKGSARPVVAVDPGHGGKDPGAIGNGLREKDINLKVALLLRDVLSAYGVDVRLTREDDRYLKLSERTRLANQWNADLFVSLHCNALPAGRTSRGVELYLMSLPTDKDAMRLALFENRELEDSGDGDGGGAADRRTRLLMQILGDMQQNQKVDESTSFAEALFRSGKAGGLSMKRVAQAPFYVLKGAAMPAVLVEMGFITDPRDAALLRDPAFQGRMASLLARGIVEYLRQVNKR is encoded by the coding sequence TTGGTCGGAGTCCTCGCGCTGGCCATGGTGGTGGCCTTGGGACTTGGGGCCAGCGCCTCCGGGGAGGAGGTGCTGTGGACCCTTTGGAACGGGGACGTCCGGAAGGGTGACGTGCCGGTGATGCGCCAGGGGGACCTTACGCTGGTGGCGGCGGATCAGGTCCTGTCGCTTTTGGGGCTCTCCTGGAACCCGAGGCCCGACGGGCTGGTGGTGACGTTGGGGGGCAGGAAGGTGGAGTTCTGGTCCGGTTCCCCGGTGGCCCGGGTGAACGGCGCGGTGTTCCCCCTCCAGCATCCGGTGCTGGGTCAGGGGGGACATTGGTGGGTGGAGCACCGGGGGGCCCTTTCGGTGATCAACGCGTTCCTTAGGTCCGCGGGTACCAAGGGGGATCTGGCCTTCCGGGGGGTATCCCGCCCCACCCATGAGGGGGACGGGGGGACCCGGTCGGAGGCCCGAAAGGAGGATCCAAAGCCTGCGGTGTCGCCGGAGGAGGTCCGGACCCCGGCCTCGCCGGTGGTGAAGGCCGCCCGGTGGGGGATCAACAGCGGTTTCGTCCGGTGCGTCCTGGAGCTTGGCTCCCGGGATGGGGTGGTGGTGAGCAAGACCGATGTGGGAGTTGAGGTGAGGGTTCCCGGGGGGCTTCCGATGGGGCTCATCCCTCAGCCTCCCAGGCCGGAGGTGGCCACCTTATCGGTCACCGCTGGCGGCGATGGGAGCGTCATATCCTTCAGGGCCTCGTACCTGCCGGTTAAGGTGAGCTGGCTTGAGGGGCCCCTGCGGCTCGTGCTGGATTTCCCGGACCGGCCGTCATCCACCGCCAGCGCCGATGGGGGGGGGGTGGTGGAGGCCTCCAGTGGAGCCAGTCGCAAGGGATCCGCTGGGGCCAACGGTCAGGCCAAGGAGGGGCCCCGGGAGAGGAAGGCGGAGGCTGGGGGTCCGCCCTCGTTCATGACGGTGGAACGGGTCTTCAAGGGATCCGCCAGGCCGGTGGTGGCGGTGGACCCGGGGCACGGGGGTAAGGACCCGGGGGCCATTGGCAACGGCCTTCGGGAGAAGGATATCAACTTGAAGGTGGCCCTTCTCTTGAGGGACGTGCTGAGCGCCTACGGGGTGGACGTGAGGCTCACCCGGGAGGATGACCGGTACCTGAAGCTGTCGGAGAGGACCCGCCTGGCCAACCAATGGAACGCGGACCTGTTCGTGAGCCTTCACTGCAACGCCCTGCCGGCGGGTAGGACCTCCCGAGGGGTGGAGCTGTACCTGATGTCGCTGCCCACCGACAAGGACGCCATGAGGCTGGCCCTGTTCGAGAACCGGGAGCTGGAGGACTCGGGGGATGGGGATGGCGGAGGGGCGGCGGACCGCAGGACCCGGCTCCTGATGCAGATCCTGGGGGACATGCAGCAGAACCAGAAGGTGGACGAGAGCACCAGTTTTGCGGAGGCCCTGTTCAGGAGCGGCAAGGCAGGGGGGCTAAGCATGAAGCGGGTGGCCCAGGCCCCCTTCTACGTGCTCAAGGGGGCCGCCATGCCGGCGGTGTTGGTGGAGATGGGGTTCATAACCGATCCCAGGGACGCGGCGCTGCTGAGGGATCCGGCCTTTCAGGGCAGGATGGCCTCGTTGCTTGCCAGGGGCATAGTGGAGTACCTTAGGCAGGTCAATAAGAGGTGA
- the rplM gene encoding 50S ribosomal protein L13, translated as MIGTRSFMAKKEAVERKWYVVDATDKHLGRLASRIALVLSGKHRPTYTPHVDTGDFVIVINAEKVGLTGKKREQSMVHRFSGYSGGLKSIPYGKILERNPERLIERVVKGMLPKNRLGRAMFRKLKVYAGPSHPHGAQKPETLEL; from the coding sequence ATGATCGGCACCAGATCGTTCATGGCTAAGAAGGAAGCCGTGGAGCGCAAGTGGTACGTGGTGGACGCCACGGACAAGCACCTGGGGCGTCTTGCGTCCCGGATCGCCCTGGTCTTGTCCGGCAAGCACCGTCCCACCTACACCCCCCACGTTGACACCGGTGACTTCGTCATCGTGATCAACGCGGAGAAGGTGGGTCTGACGGGCAAGAAGCGGGAGCAGTCGATGGTTCATCGTTTCAGCGGCTACTCCGGCGGTCTCAAGTCGATCCCCTACGGGAAGATCCTTGAGAGGAACCCCGAGAGGCTCATCGAGCGGGTGGTAAAGGGTATGCTGCCCAAGAACCGTCTGGGCCGCGCCATGTTCAGGAAGCTTAAGGTCTACGCGGGTCCCAGCCATCCCCACGGGGCCCAGAAGCCTGAGACCTTGGAACTTTAG
- a CDS encoding TolC family protein — translation MARLRWPLCLLLVALVWFPSAAGAEAPLSLGELESRALEVHPVLKALRASVRGKEAALEQARAGLAPKLDLVLYGSKAKEPPKARVYDPLDKPVGYAVTGYEETYRAALALTQVLYSGGTLTYQVRAAEAAMEAARAEEERGREGVLFQLRSALYGVLRAKGRVQVASRVVELSERYLERVKAFYSVGMVPRAELLRAQVALSNAKVNLIRANGAVERAYAMLDRACGFVVPRDRELVVEAGDLAIPQGVDVQGIALRSRRELRSLDMYRRQALALAGAADGQGRPQLLFKGEAYRVGPDFFPSEKEDYLLSLTLQWRMLDFGEVRARADQARAQAEALLGRFGDMELQIRQEAVDAFERLKEARERLAAADVGLKQAEEDHRIAERRYDARVGTNLDVLDARVRLEQAMNDLVDARYDLLSAQAALRYALGEEGWGMVLRN, via the coding sequence GTGGCTAGGCTCCGTTGGCCCCTGTGTCTTCTCCTGGTGGCGCTGGTGTGGTTTCCGTCGGCGGCGGGGGCGGAGGCCCCCCTTAGCCTTGGGGAGCTGGAGAGCAGGGCCCTGGAGGTCCACCCGGTCCTCAAGGCCCTCCGTGCCTCGGTGAGGGGCAAGGAGGCGGCGCTGGAGCAGGCCCGGGCGGGGCTGGCTCCCAAGCTGGACCTGGTGCTCTACGGTTCCAAGGCCAAGGAGCCTCCCAAGGCCCGGGTCTACGATCCCCTGGACAAGCCAGTGGGGTACGCGGTGACCGGCTACGAGGAGACCTACCGGGCCGCGTTGGCGCTGACCCAGGTGCTCTACTCGGGGGGCACCCTGACATATCAGGTGCGGGCTGCGGAGGCGGCCATGGAGGCCGCCCGGGCGGAGGAGGAGCGGGGCCGGGAGGGGGTTCTCTTCCAGCTGAGGTCCGCCCTCTACGGGGTCCTTCGGGCCAAGGGGAGGGTACAGGTGGCGTCCCGGGTGGTGGAGCTGTCCGAGCGTTACCTGGAGAGGGTGAAGGCCTTCTACTCGGTGGGGATGGTGCCCCGGGCGGAGCTCTTGAGGGCCCAGGTGGCCCTGTCCAACGCAAAGGTCAACCTCATAAGGGCCAATGGGGCGGTGGAGAGGGCCTACGCCATGCTGGACCGGGCCTGCGGGTTCGTGGTGCCCCGGGACCGGGAGCTGGTGGTGGAGGCGGGGGATTTGGCGATTCCCCAGGGGGTTGACGTCCAGGGGATAGCCCTTCGGTCCCGGCGGGAGCTGAGGTCCCTGGACATGTACCGTCGGCAGGCCCTGGCCCTGGCTGGGGCGGCGGATGGGCAGGGGAGGCCCCAGCTTCTGTTCAAGGGGGAGGCCTACCGGGTGGGGCCCGATTTCTTCCCCAGCGAGAAGGAGGACTACCTGCTGTCGCTGACCCTTCAGTGGCGGATGTTGGACTTCGGGGAGGTGAGGGCCAGGGCGGATCAGGCCCGGGCCCAGGCGGAGGCGCTCCTTGGGCGGTTCGGCGACATGGAGCTGCAGATAAGGCAGGAGGCGGTGGACGCCTTCGAGCGGCTCAAGGAGGCCCGGGAGAGGCTGGCGGCGGCGGATGTGGGGCTCAAGCAGGCGGAGGAGGACCACCGGATAGCGGAGCGCCGCTATGATGCCCGGGTGGGCACCAACCTGGACGTCTTGGACGCCCGGGTGCGGCTGGAGCAGGCCATGAACGACCTGGTGGACGCCCGGTACGACCTCCTCTCCGCCCAGGCGGCGCTTCGCTACGCCCTTGGCGAGGAGGGGTGGGGGATGGTGTTGAGAAACTGA
- the rpsI gene encoding 30S ribosomal protein S9 codes for MQASNMYFWGTGRRKNAVARVRIRPGQGLIKVNNRTLEDYLPRFTWQLQALEALKVAGVEGKVDVLVRAHGGGLTGQAGAIRLGIARAILKMNPQARPALKKAGLLTRDPRMVERKKFGQAGARARFQYSKR; via the coding sequence GTGCAGGCTTCCAACATGTACTTCTGGGGCACCGGCAGGAGGAAGAACGCGGTGGCCCGTGTCAGGATCCGTCCCGGCCAGGGGCTAATCAAGGTCAACAACAGGACCTTGGAGGACTACCTGCCCAGGTTCACCTGGCAGCTTCAGGCCCTTGAGGCCCTGAAGGTGGCGGGGGTGGAGGGCAAGGTGGACGTGCTGGTGAGGGCCCACGGGGGCGGTCTCACCGGCCAGGCGGGGGCCATCAGGCTGGGCATAGCCCGGGCCATCCTGAAGATGAACCCCCAGGCCCGTCCGGCGCTGAAGAAGGCGGGGTTGCTAACCCGGGACCCCAGGATGGTGGAGAGGAAGAAGTTCGGTCAGGCCGGAGCTCGGGCCCGCTTCCAGTACTCCAAGCGTTAA
- the secG gene encoding preprotein translocase subunit SecG encodes MVRVLLILVQLVLCVALCGSILMQQRKSGGFSGMFGGGTQADGGAWQRMSGLTKISAVLMGLFMLISLILVVIS; translated from the coding sequence ATGGTGAGGGTCCTTTTGATCTTGGTTCAGTTGGTCCTCTGCGTGGCCCTTTGCGGGTCCATACTTATGCAGCAGAGGAAGAGCGGTGGCTTCTCCGGCATGTTCGGCGGGGGCACCCAGGCGGATGGTGGGGCTTGGCAGAGGATGAGCGGCCTCACCAAGATATCCGCGGTGCTGATGGGGCTGTTCATGCTGATATCCCTGATACTGGTGGTAATCTCCTAG
- a CDS encoding threonine aldolase family protein yields the protein MIDFRSDTVTKPSDEMRRAMAAAEVGDDVYGEDPTVRRLEEMGAQMLGTQDALFVCSGTMGNLLAVLTWCGRGTSALVGRGSHVYSFEAGGMAALGGVMPVVLDDSSGAPSEEEVLSSVPLRGNVHFAPGRLLCLEDTHNSRGGLALGPDRLRAPSGAARSLGLKVHLDGARLFNAALAVGCSPSDYGAVADSIMVCLSKGLGAPMGSLLCGPADFVREARHWRKRVGGGLRQAGVVAAAGIVALGQWGRLEEDHRKAQLLADMLEEGGLGVQRVPCPTNMVYLELPPHVRREEFVSNLARQGVLVSPSPDGRIRLVTHRDVSWDQVVQGARLVLKEAGFGS from the coding sequence ATGATCGATTTCAGGAGCGACACGGTTACCAAGCCCAGCGACGAGATGCGCCGGGCCATGGCGGCGGCGGAGGTGGGTGACGACGTCTACGGGGAGGACCCCACGGTCCGCCGGTTGGAGGAGATGGGGGCCCAGATGCTGGGTACCCAGGACGCCCTCTTCGTGTGCTCCGGCACCATGGGGAACCTGCTGGCGGTCCTCACCTGGTGCGGCCGGGGCACCTCCGCCCTGGTGGGGCGCGGTTCCCACGTCTACAGCTTCGAGGCGGGGGGCATGGCGGCCCTGGGAGGGGTGATGCCCGTGGTGCTTGATGACTCGTCCGGGGCCCCGTCGGAGGAGGAGGTTCTAAGTTCCGTCCCCCTTAGGGGGAACGTGCACTTCGCTCCCGGGCGGTTGCTCTGCCTGGAGGACACCCACAACTCCCGCGGGGGGCTTGCCTTGGGGCCTGATCGGCTGAGGGCCCCCTCCGGGGCTGCCAGGTCCCTGGGGCTCAAGGTGCACCTGGACGGGGCCCGGCTCTTCAACGCCGCCCTAGCGGTGGGGTGTAGTCCCTCGGATTACGGGGCGGTGGCGGACTCCATAATGGTTTGCCTCTCCAAGGGGCTGGGGGCCCCCATGGGGTCCCTCCTGTGCGGCCCAGCGGATTTCGTCCGGGAGGCCCGGCACTGGAGGAAGCGGGTTGGGGGAGGCCTCCGGCAGGCGGGTGTGGTGGCCGCCGCGGGGATAGTGGCGTTGGGCCAGTGGGGGAGGCTGGAGGAGGATCACCGGAAGGCCCAGCTGCTCGCCGATATGCTGGAGGAGGGGGGACTTGGGGTCCAGCGGGTGCCGTGTCCTACCAACATGGTCTACCTGGAGCTTCCCCCTCATGTCCGGCGGGAGGAGTTCGTGTCCAACCTGGCCCGTCAGGGGGTGCTGGTATCCCCCTCCCCGGATGGGAGGATAAGGCTGGTGACCCACCGGGACGTGTCCTGGGACCAGGTGGTCCAGGGGGCACGGCTGGTGTTGAAGGAGGCGGGGTTTGGAAGTTGA
- a CDS encoding nicotinate phosphoribosyltransferase, whose amino-acid sequence MGDVRAFRVEDPGRLLSAEHREIVGGWTSDVYFAKTRDVLRRLGRLDAEVTAEVFAREGGVFCGLEEVRRLLVSVGADAQVEALWEGEEFEPREVVMRIRGRYGEFGLHETTILGILSSSSGWATAARRCVEAAGGLPVLCFGARHVHPSCAPVMERSALVGGCSDASCILGAKLMGREPRGTIPHAAILIAGDTLRLAEAYGEVLPPGEGLSVLVDTFKDEAEESLRLAEALKERLTAVRLDTPGERGGVTPELVREVRYRLSMAGYGHVTVFVSGGLNPDRIRVLAEAGAGGFGVGSYIAHGTPRDMTMDLKEVDRRPVAKRGRLPGLTPTDRLKRVI is encoded by the coding sequence ATGGGGGACGTTCGGGCCTTCCGGGTGGAGGATCCGGGTCGTCTCCTCTCGGCGGAGCACCGGGAGATAGTGGGTGGTTGGACTTCTGACGTTTACTTCGCCAAGACCCGGGACGTTTTGCGTCGCCTGGGTCGTCTTGATGCGGAGGTCACCGCCGAGGTGTTCGCCCGGGAGGGGGGGGTCTTCTGCGGCCTGGAGGAGGTCCGCCGGCTTCTGGTCTCCGTGGGGGCGGACGCTCAGGTGGAGGCCCTCTGGGAGGGGGAGGAGTTCGAGCCCCGGGAGGTGGTCATGCGGATCCGGGGCCGCTACGGGGAGTTCGGTCTTCACGAGACCACCATCCTTGGGATCCTGTCCAGCTCCAGCGGCTGGGCCACCGCCGCCAGGCGGTGCGTGGAGGCCGCCGGAGGCCTGCCGGTCCTGTGTTTCGGGGCCCGGCACGTTCACCCCTCCTGTGCGCCGGTGATGGAGCGATCCGCCCTGGTGGGCGGTTGCTCCGACGCCAGCTGCATACTTGGGGCCAAGCTGATGGGCCGGGAGCCCCGGGGCACCATACCCCACGCGGCGATCCTAATCGCCGGGGACACCCTGAGGCTTGCGGAGGCCTACGGGGAGGTGTTGCCCCCCGGGGAGGGGCTGTCGGTCCTGGTGGACACCTTTAAGGACGAGGCGGAGGAGTCCCTTCGGCTGGCGGAGGCCTTGAAAGAAAGGCTAACGGCTGTTAGACTAGATACTCCCGGCGAGAGGGGAGGAGTCACCCCTGAGCTGGTGAGGGAGGTCCGGTATAGGTTGTCCATGGCGGGATACGGTCATGTGACGGTCTTCGTGTCCGGTGGCCTCAACCCGGACAGGATAAGGGTCCTGGCGGAGGCTGGTGCGGGCGGTTTCGGTGTCGGGAGCTACATAGCCCACGGGACCCCCAGAGACATGACCATGGACCTCAAGGAGGTGGACCGGCGTCCCGTGGCTAAGCGGGGTCGCCTGCCCGGATTGACCCCCACTGACAGGTTGAAGCGCGTGATCTAG